Proteins encoded together in one Lathyrus oleraceus cultivar Zhongwan6 chromosome 5, CAAS_Psat_ZW6_1.0, whole genome shotgun sequence window:
- the LOC127088084 gene encoding F-box protein At5g49610-like, which produces MEGSQEDIAYEIFSWLPAKTIFKFKLTCSSFSKFQEESHFKTKQFRNMLVKSDTCFFLQHDQISQRYQKRIELHHLPKEQQFSCVPNNILTFLSNSAIVVASSNGLLLCYTINDDPVELFICNPVTKSFFFIPSPEPLRKNHRFSNINLMLNCSDDSSDDYLIFLFENTLDWSPNSYVCNIYHGKEGVWRTMENNFLCGGRNMKFEMSVFHNGALHFISDCSNYFTRLSPFYKPYIMAYDFVKGTSTIIKLPREAIKGFHAECNMGIFNWGKVTSSNRSICLVKSRRSVFTIWFLKDYKSCLWQKILKVRVNALGLKEKDAHVTGFTIMNGKDLVFSTEQKIYSCGLDGETFMMAEEIGSHSCGSNPYFMSYSNTLRPCGTNVQTMPC; this is translated from the coding sequence ATGGAAGGGTCTCAAGAAGACATTGCTTATGAGATATTTTCTTGGTTGCCTGCAAAAACCATTTTTAAATTTAAGTTAACTTGTAGTTCATTCTCCAAATTTCAAGAAGAATCTCATTTCAAAACAAAACAGTTTCGTAATATGTTAGTGAAGAGTGATACATGTTTCTTCCTCCAACATGATCAAATAAGTCAAAGGTATCAAAAAAGGATCGAGTTGCACCATTTACCTAAAGAGCAACAATTTTCTTGTGTTCCTAACAATATTCTGACATTTCTATCTAATTCAGCTATTGTTGTAGCTTCTAGTAATGGTTTGCTTCTTTGTTATACTATTAATGATGATCCTGTTGAATTGTTTATTTGCAATCCAGTTACAAAGTCTTTCTTTTTTATTCCTAGTCCGGAGCCACTTAGAAAAAATCACAGGTTTTCTAACATAAATCTCATGTTAAATTGCTCTGATGACTCTTCAGATGATTACTTGATATTTCTTTTTGAAAACACACTGGATTGGTCGCCAAATAGTTATGTATGTAATATTTATCATGGAAAAGAAGGTGTGTGGAGAACCATGGAAAACAACTTTTTATGTGGTGGTAGAAATATGAAATTTGAGATGTCGGTGTTTCACAATGGAGCACTTCATTTCATTTCAGATTGCTCTAATTACTTTACAAGATTGAGTCCTTTTTATAAGCCATACATAATGGCTTATGATTTTGTGAAAGGAACTTCAACTATTATTAAGTTGCCAAGGGAAGCTATAAAAGGTTTTCACGCGGAGTGTAACATGGGCATATTTAATTGGGGCAAAGTGACAAGTTCCAACCGTTCTATTTGCTTAGTGAAATCAAGAAGGTCTGTTTTCACTATTTGGTTTTTAAAAGATTACAAGTCATGTTTATGGCAAAAGATTTTGAAGGTGAGAGTGAATGCATTGGGGTTAAAAGAGAAAGATGCTCATGTTACCGGATTTACTATCATGAATGGCAAGGATTTGGTTTTTTCTACGGAACAAAAAATTTACAGTTGTGGTTTAGATGGAGAAACATTTATGATGGCGGAAGAAATAGGCTCACACAGTTGTGGATCTAATCCTTACTTTATGTCCTACTCAAACACTCTTCGTCCATGTGGGACTAATGTTCAAACAATGCCTTGCTAG